In Camelina sativa cultivar DH55 chromosome 13, Cs, whole genome shotgun sequence, the genomic window NNNNNNNNNNNNNNNNNNNNNNNNNNNNNNNNNNNNNNNNNNNNNNNNNNNNNNNNNNNNNNNNNNNNNNNNNNNNNNNNNNNNNNNNNNNNNNNNNNNNNNNNNNNNNNNNNNNNNNNNNNNNNNNNNNNNNNNNNgggggggggggggggggacgATCAGAGAGAGATCCTCCTCGTATCGTATTTTTGTGGATGGATGTGAAAACTGtgggattggagatgattgaaTTCtcgtactttttttttgtatcgatagaagacaaaagaagacTCAGCTGGAGTGTGGGGTTAGTGACGAACACCACAGCTCTCACTCTCTGGACATCAGACACGCATCCGTTTCGAACGGCTCATAtcctttcttttctattttcttctctttttttttttctcttaaatggaaaaaatatatttcttaaaaagttAGAATATTCTCTGcggtggatttttttttttttaagatcctACTTTTATTATCGATTTTTTATTACGACCACTACTGAGATATTTCTTTTGCCTTCTAACAACAAGTTTACAACAgataaactaattaatatcTTCACAAcccacaaaatcaaacaacataTGTTATAAGGTACTGTTTCCaccaaacttattttttttgctaccaaatttgcttcttctttttttcttttttgagttcATTTAAATTACGTTACCAactcttctcatttcttttacTATGGTTTGGGAGTGTGGATACACACACTGTTAGAGTCTCATGAACCGGACTTGGATCGCTGGGCTTATATTGGACTTAATATTGATTCAACCCACTCACTGCTTCAGATCCATCCTGCCTGGTTGTGTTTATAGCCTCTCATCGAACAGCGACAAtcgaaaaaaattcaaataaaatgagAACTGCTAATTTACTAGATTTTGTTACAAACATCTATTAGGAATATTGTTTATTCTGAAGAACTCACGATTCTCCTAGCTAATCAGTTTCAAAGAAACGAGCTGTAGTTATAATTGTAAAGAGACCTGATTCATCagtaacaatataaataaaaaagagatccGAGACAAAACCATTGTAATTGTACCATAATAACTGATGGGGAGTTTAAGGAAAATACCACGACAAGCTAATCCAAAAACATAGTTTCTCAGACAATTGAAactgaaaactttaaaacatgTTGTAAGACAAAAGCATAGAACAGAATCTAAGCAGCACCCTTGCCCTTCTTCTTCTGGATCTTCTTCATGTAGAACTCCAACTCTTTACCTTCCAAGATGTATCTGTACATTATTTACAGCAACAAAAAGACCATCagcaaaacattaattaaagGAGCAAACACAACCAGTTTTAAGGCACGAGATGAATTACCCATCAGCACGTCCACATTGGCCAGGCCTTGATGagatacaagccaacaaacgTCCACTTGCAAATTGGTCCTCAATGTGCGAATCAAGGGTGCGAGACTCTTGACGGCTTTCAATCTTCCTCTGAACGTGGTTGCTCTTCTTGGTCTCCTCAGGAACAGCTGGTGCTGCCTCATCACCTTCCTATAAATTTCAAACAATGTATAGATAGTATCATAAGTTTCGTATTACTGCCACAAAAAcatgataaaaatgaaaaattgaacagactcaaacatcaaaaagcaaatgaataaaatgttaaaatggTCTAACCTCTCCATCCTTCTTGGTGGTAGTGGCAGCAGTCTTCTTCTTGCGGCCAACCNNNNNNNNNNNNNNNNNNNNNNNNNNNNNNNNNNNNNNNNNNNNNNNNNNNNNNNNNNNNNNNNNNNNNNNNNNNNNNNNNNNNNNNNNNNNNNNNNNNNNNNNNNNNNNNNNNNNNNNNNNNNNNNNNNNNNNNNNNNNNNNNNNNNNNNNNNNNNNNNNNNNNNNNNNNNNNNNNNNNNNNNNNNNNNNNNNNNNNNNNNNNNNNNNNNNNNNNNNNNNNNNNNNNNNNNNNNNNNNNNNNNNNNNNNNNNNNNNNNNNNNNNNNNNNNNNNNNNNNNNNNNNNNNNNNNNNNNNNNNNNNNNNNNNNNNNNNNNNNNNNNNNNNNNNNNNNNNNNNNNNNNNNNNNNNNNNNNNNNNNNNNNNNNNNNNNNNNNNNNNNNNNNNNNNNNNNNNNNNNNNNNNNNNNNNNNNNNNNNNNNNNNNNNNNNNNNNNNNNNNNNNNNNNNNNNNNNNNNNNNNNNNNNNNNNNNNNNNNNNNNNNNNNNNNNNNNNNNNNNNNNNNNNNNNNNNNNNNNNNNNNNNNNNNNNNNNNNNNNNNNNNNNNNNNNNNNNNNNNNNNNNNNNNNNNNNNNNNNNNNNNNNNNNNNNNNNNNNNNNNNNNNNNNNNNNNNNNNNNNNNNNNNNNNNNNNNNNNNNNNNNNNNNNNNNNNNNNNNNNNNNNNNNNNNNNNNNNNNNNNNNNNNNNNNNNNNNNNNNNNNNNNNNNNNNNNNNNNNNNNNNNNNNNNNNNNNNNNNNNNNNNNNNNNNNNNNNNNNNNNNNNNNNNNNNNNNNNNNNNNNNNNNNNNNNNNNNNNNNNNNNNNNNNNNNNNNNNNNNNNNNNNNNNNNNNNNNNNNNNNNNNNNNNNNNNNNNNNNNNNNNNNNNNNNNNNNNNNNNNNNNNNNNNNNNNNNNNNNNNNNNNNNNNNNNNNNNNNNNNNNNNNNNNNNNNNNNNNNNNNNNNNNNNNNNNNNNNNNNNNNNNNNNNNNNNNNNNNNNNNNNNNNNNNNNNNNNNNNNNNNNNNNNNNNNNNNNNNNNNNNNNNNNNTCGTACCTTCACACAccccaaaacataaaaacattacAAACCAGTTGCATAACACCAATAAATATCCCAAGTCACTTATCATGACACCAGAAATGTGAGAACCAAAACAGACCAGGTTAAACAGAACCAGCTAATGAAGAACCACATACTATATATGATCCCGCTAAATAATTCAAGTACAGTTTCCGAATATACTAAAGTCAAACAACACTCGGATTTAACAGATCACAACATCGGACTAACTCTTAACCGTTTAAGAAATGGAGATTCACAAACTCTAACATAAGACGAGCGTAGCAGAATAATGaatcgagagagagatctgaaaaACGAGAAAATGTAAAACGACTCACTTTCGCTTCTTCCTCCATTGCTTCTGCTTACCTCCAGTGGCACGCCTCTTGTGGATTGAGTCACGAGAAATACCTAAGATAAATCAGGTTACATACATCAGATTCTAACATCAATAGCATACAATACACAGAAACGAGATCCAAGGAGTGGAGAAATCGGAatcgatagagagagagagagagagagagagagagagagagaggagagatcGTTCGTACCCATTGTCGCCTATTAGGGTTTCTCCAACAAAGTTTAGCTGCGCGGTGTTGAGTAGTGAGGCGTGCTCTTAAATATATAGTGTGTATAAACCCTAGTGTCCCTTGAGGCTTATTATTATTAGGCCCATCTAATTACTTGGGCCCGTCATAGTTTGAATACCcgattattagttttttttttgtctcgtataactttttttttactgaagtaaatttttttgtttctggacAAAGTGAAAAAATCAAGCACTACATAACGGCGAACAAAGGTTACAAAACATAGACTTCATAAatgataaaaatgtaaatttaatatatacttaatcaatattaaataaagattaatatttAGTAATAATGCTATTTTGACTgctaaatttttgattttttttttcatctttaccCTCTACTTCTTGTGATAAACAAATGACTATCATCTTGCGTCATACTAGAGAGCCAAAATATGTTCTAACAACCACATAAACATCACATTAGACTAACGAGACTCTTGCACACCAGTTATCATCAACAAGACAAGAGTATAACATTTGACATTTGAAGGAGATGTGCATGTTCGGTGTCTTCCAAACATCTTTTACAACAGTTATCTATTTATCAAtgtccaaatatatatattgtctacCTAATTTTTGAGAGAAATCAGGAAACGAAGAAAACTcataactcttcttcttcattttccttTCTCGTTTCACTCTTCCTCCGCCGTACTAAAGCCTTGAACATCGTTAAAGCTGATATCAAAGCGATCTCCCAGTGCTCAGAGCTATTGAGTTTCACGTTTATCTTCCCCATCTTCCTATTGTTCATGTTTATATTGACGTCTACGTTCGTGCCCCGGGCTGGTCTAAGCTGAGTCTGTAAACCCCAGTTCAAGACCAGCTCTCGGTTGAAAGACAGAGCGGTCACTGTCAAACCGATTTGCTCATTTCTGACCGGGTAATCTCTCCCTCTGATACAAGCTTCAAAGCTTCCCCCGTGTGCTGTTTGCCCTGAACCCCTCATCTGACCTGCATTCACAGTTAACTTCACCCTCTTCCCAACCAATAAGGTATCCTCAAGCTTTCCGCCCACATAGTATTTCCCACCAAAAGATGTCAAACCGACTCCAAGGTCAGTTGTGTTGTACTTGAATGTTTGAAGCTTTGTGCCGCCCTGAAACGAGTACACCAGATCTTCTCCTGATGACTGAAGGTCAAGAGCTACAGAGAACGTCTGTTCTTTAGAGTTTCTAGTATAAGCTGCATTAGTCTCCGATTGGATAGTGAAATGATGCTTGTCTCTGCTCACCTGTCCTGTAGCTGATGCAAAcatattcctttttatttttgcagCTGTCTCAATATTTATACCATCAAATCCCACATCGCGATCCCAACCTTGTGGATCATAGACAGGTCTCACGAGCCACTGGTCACCTGCCACAACGCATCGATATCTGTGAGCCGG contains:
- the LOC104738062 gene encoding 40S ribosomal protein S8-1-like encodes the protein VGRKKKTAATTTKKDGEEGDEAAPAVPEETKKSNHVQRKIESRQESRTLDSHIEDQFASGRLLACISSRPGQCGRADGYILEGKELEFYMKKIQKKKGKGAA